A region of the Roseiflexus sp. RS-1 genome:
TCGTCGCAGAAACCCAGCCCCTCGGTTTTGGTTTTGTCGCTCTGCCAGTAATCCAGCGTTGCCTGGAGCACGGCGCGTTGCAGATCGCGGGTGGGCTGATCGGCGCTCTTGAGTTCGGGAATGTAATCGAGCGCAACGGTAAAGGCTGTGTCGGGATCGGCGATGACTTCCGCCATGGCGCGCAGTGTTGCGCGCACGAAGCGGCGCACAACATCCGGATTGCTGCCGATCAACTGCTCGCTCGCAATCACACTGTCGGAAGCGAGCGGGAAGTAATCGGAAACACGGATGACGTTCACCGGTATGCCCTGCCGTTCGAGCTGGATTGGCTCATTGTTGCCGTACCCGGCGGCAACCGTGACTTTCCCTTCGCTGATCGCCGCCACCTGGGTGAACCCGATCTCCTGGACATTCACCGCTTCGCGCGGGATGTTTTCTGCATACAGCAGCGCCAGCAGACCGATCCAGCTGGCGCCGAAGCGTCCGGGAATACCGACGGTCACTCCGTCGCGCGTCAGGTCCTTCGGCGTGGTGATATTCGCTTCGGTTTTACTGAAGAAGACAGTTGGAAAGCGCTGGCTATTGGTCATCACGGCGACAACCGGCAATCCCTGGGCACGCGCCAGCAACACCGAGTCGCCCGACGCCAGCGCGAACTGCAGGGTGCCCTGCGCCACCCGCTGAACGACATCGGTCTCAAAGTTGTAGTCGAAGGTCACGTCCAGCCCTTCGTCGGCATAGTACCCCCTGGCATGCGCTAGATAAAAGTGGGAGAACTGAACATTCGGAATGTACGGAAAGCCCATTATGACCGGGCGCAGCCCCGTCGGCGCGGTTTGTCCGGGTCCGGCGGCAGGCGTCGGCGTTGCCGCCGGCGTCGCGCCGCATCCGGCGCCGATCAGGGCGGTCAGAAGCACGAGGAGTAGCGACAGACGACGCATGGTTATGCCTCCCATGTGATCAGCAGACGTTCGATCAACAGGGCGAGAAGGAACAGGAGTAACGTGATTCCAGCCAGGACGGTCAGCGCCACAAACATCAGCGGCGTATCGAACAGACCGCGCGCGATGTTGATCAGCGCGCCAAGACCGTCGCGCCCGCCGATGAATTCACCAACCACGGCGCCGGTTGTTGCCAGCGCCAGCCCGGCTTTTACGCCGCCAAAGATGCCCGGCAGCGCCAGCGGCGCCTCAACATAGCGCAGCAGGTGCCAGCGGTTTGCCCCACTGATGCGCGCCATATCGATCAATTCACGCGGTACGCTGCGGAAGGCGACGATGGTAGCGCTCAGGATTGGAAAGAAGGTCACGAGTGTTGCCACCAGCACCCGCGACTCAAGCCCGACTCCTACCCACAGCACAATCAGCGGCGCAACCGCCACGATCGGCACCGCCTGACTCGCTGCCAGCAACGGGGTCAGCACACGGTCGAACGTTCGTGTGCGCGCCAGCAGATAACCAAGCGACAGGCTCAGCGCGAGCGCGATGCTGAAGCCGCTCAAGGCGGCAGATAGCGTTATCGTGATGTGACGTTGGAGTGTTTCACCGGCAAGTTCAGTCGCCAGGCGCTGGATCACCAGCGTTGGCGCAGGAAGAATGAACGGCGGGTAGTCCTGTACGATGACCACCGTCTGCCAGACGAGCAGCACCAGCGCCAGCGACACAGTCAGGCCTAGCCACGATGGCAGACGCAGTGAGAGGCGACGCACCGTTCTCCTGTATGGACGAATCGCCTGATTGGATCGGAGCGAAAAACCCTGTTCGTTGACCATAAGGCACCTCGCGTATTGACGCGAGGCAGGGGGGATGGGAGGCGATCATGCACGCAGCATGCCGGCCGGTCATGCCGCACAAAAAACCCGAAGCCAGCAGGCTTCGGGGCATGTATGACAGCGAACAAGACGTTCACGCAGAGCGTGACGCCTATAACAACGCCTTGAAGAGGACGACTGCGATGACGCGCGCATCATCGCGATCAACCTCAGGCGCTATGCTCGCCGATCTTCTCCCATCCGGACTGTAACCGTCGGCGCCGGCTTCGCACCGGTCTCCTGCCTTTCGGCTCGCGGGCTGGTGCAGCATGCTGCACATCACCGCCGATCGGGAATTTCACCCTGCCCCGAAGATCGTGCTCATAGCATAGCATTATCGATGATGACTGTCAAGAAACTGAGCGAGAACATGTCACAACCATCATCCGGCATGGCGCGCGCGTTGCTGGTAGAGGATCGTCAACGCTGCCCCGATCGCCTGCGACAGATCGCCCAATGCTGCCGGAACAATCGTCAAAAAGCCACGCTGCGGCGACCAGAGATAGGGTTCGGCGGTCTCACGCACGATACGAAGGTAACGCTCGCGGAACGATGCTGTCGTCGCTTCGGGATCCATCAACCCGCCGCCGATAACGACGTACTGCATATCCAGCGCCATTGCCAGCGTCGCCACGAGCAACCCCAGCGCCCGCGCCTGAAAGTCGAAAATCTCCAGCGCCAGTGGATCGCCCTTCTGCGCCAGACCGCGCAACCGAAACGCGCGCTCGCGCATGCTGAGAGGCGAGGTTGCCAGCTCGTGATCCGGATAGCGCGGCAATCGTTCCTCCAGCAGATAGGGCAGACCGGAGAGCGTCGTATAGACTTCGAAGCATCCCCACGTCCGACCACATCCGCAGGGGTACGGTTGTGCGCCGAGCAGATGCAGCGGCGCGGGCATATGCCCGCCCTCCATGCCGTTCAGTGAATCACCGTCGAGCGGCAAGCCATCGCGCCCGACATACGCACAGCCAAGCCCGGTGCCCGGCGCCAGCATGACGACGGTAGCGCTCTGATCGCCGCGCGCATGCTGCGCCTCGGCAACCCCTCCCATATTCCCATCGTTGCCGAATGCCAGCGGGATTGGACGACCGGCGCGATCGGCAAGCGCGTCGCAATAGGCGGTATAGAGGTCGAAGCCGGCAAAACTCTCCGGCAGGTTTGGCGAACGTCCAAGTACGCCAAAGCGTTCATAAGGACCAGGAATGGCGAGACCAACGCCCTGAACCTGATCCCATTCCAACCCGTGCAGCGCCAGATAATCGGTGATCGCGTCAACCCACCCGCGCACAACCGCGACCGGTCCGTTGAGCGCACCGGTCGGACGCTGCACCAATTGTGTGGAAATCACCGTTCCATCGTCCCATACGCCGCCGACTTTCGATGTGGTGGCGCCGCCATCGGTGCCAATGTAGACATGTCGCTTTGCACTCATACTCAACCTGGCTTTCCTGTGATTCACCGAAAACAGGTTTCCCCATTGTAGCCGGTGCCCAAGAGATGTCAAAACCAGACCGACATGCTATACTGGAGCCTGGACTGTATGCGTCAGGACGGAGGACGTATTGAACACGCACTGTCCATTCTGCGGCGCACCAGTTGGGATGCGTTCACGCTTCTGCTCGATGTGCGGGCAGTTGCTGCCGCCATCTTCCCTGCCTGCTGCATCTCCGCCGCCACCTATCGACAACTGGCCAGTCGAGGGTGCATTAGCCAATGGAAAGCGATTGCAGGTCACCGGCGATGCACTTGATCTGCGTGAGCTGATAAACGTGGTAGAATCGAGTGTGCGATGGTGGCAGCGCGGGTTGAAGAGCAGCGACGCGATGACTCGCGATCAGGCGGCGCACGCGATTGACGAGTTGTCGCACATTCTGCGCAGCCTTTCTCAGCAACTGGCGCATGGACGTTCGACCATCCGCATCACGAGAAGACTGCCGGCGCTGCGCCGATTCGATATCGCCTGTCCATCGTGTGGCAGCGGTAATCGGGCTGGCGCACGTTTCTGCCAGCGTTGCGGCGCGCTACTCAACACAGCGCCAGGGTATGGAGCCGGGCACGTGCAATCACGCACACTTACATTCACATTTGCAGCGCGCACCGACACTGGTCGCGTGCGCCACCAGAATCAGGATTCGGTGTATACCGGCGTGATCCCG
Encoded here:
- a CDS encoding ABC transporter substrate-binding protein yields the protein MRRLSLLLVLLTALIGAGCGATPAATPTPAAGPGQTAPTGLRPVIMGFPYIPNVQFSHFYLAHARGYYADEGLDVTFDYNFETDVVQRVAQGTLQFALASGDSVLLARAQGLPVVAVMTNSQRFPTVFFSKTEANITTPKDLTRDGVTVGIPGRFGASWIGLLALLYAENIPREAVNVQEIGFTQVAAISEGKVTVAAGYGNNEPIQLERQGIPVNVIRVSDYFPLASDSVIASEQLIGSNPDVVRRFVRATLRAMAEVIADPDTAFTVALDYIPELKSADQPTRDLQRAVLQATLDYWQSDKTKTEGLGFCDEANWRETHTFLRESGLLTTDVDVMKAFTNQFLKD
- a CDS encoding ABC transporter permease codes for the protein MVNEQGFSLRSNQAIRPYRRTVRRLSLRLPSWLGLTVSLALVLLVWQTVVIVQDYPPFILPAPTLVIQRLATELAGETLQRHITITLSAALSGFSIALALSLSLGYLLARTRTFDRVLTPLLAASQAVPIVAVAPLIVLWVGVGLESRVLVATLVTFFPILSATIVAFRSVPRELIDMARISGANRWHLLRYVEAPLALPGIFGGVKAGLALATTGAVVGEFIGGRDGLGALINIARGLFDTPLMFVALTVLAGITLLLFLLALLIERLLITWEA
- a CDS encoding ROK family protein — translated: MSAKRHVYIGTDGGATTSKVGGVWDDGTVISTQLVQRPTGALNGPVAVVRGWVDAITDYLALHGLEWDQVQGVGLAIPGPYERFGVLGRSPNLPESFAGFDLYTAYCDALADRAGRPIPLAFGNDGNMGGVAEAQHARGDQSATVVMLAPGTGLGCAYVGRDGLPLDGDSLNGMEGGHMPAPLHLLGAQPYPCGCGRTWGCFEVYTTLSGLPYLLEERLPRYPDHELATSPLSMRERAFRLRGLAQKGDPLALEIFDFQARALGLLVATLAMALDMQYVVIGGGLMDPEATTASFRERYLRIVRETAEPYLWSPQRGFLTIVPAALGDLSQAIGAALTILYQQRARHAG